A single genomic interval of Adhaeribacter pallidiroseus harbors:
- a CDS encoding RidA family protein, which translates to MEKRTIDPWQWGERTNSVQAVEIKNPVGTLYCSGQVAIDANGQPSTGDMRAQLLQTIQNLEQLISEAGYACSGIVRLNVFTTSTTEFFTTCVDVYQAFTAKHGIRQATTLIEVQGLFAGLTVELEATVVK; encoded by the coding sequence ATGGAAAAACGCACAATTGACCCTTGGCAATGGGGTGAAAGAACTAATTCCGTACAGGCCGTTGAAATAAAAAATCCGGTAGGAACGCTTTATTGCTCCGGGCAGGTAGCCATTGATGCGAATGGACAACCTAGTACCGGCGACATGAGAGCCCAACTGTTGCAAACCATCCAGAATTTAGAACAACTTATTAGTGAGGCCGGGTATGCATGCAGCGGTATTGTGCGGTTAAATGTTTTTACTACTTCTACCACCGAGTTTTTCACTACGTGCGTGGATGTTTATCAAGCGTTCACCGCCAAGCATGGCATTCGCCAAGCAACTACGTTAATTGAAGTGCAAGGGCTTTTTGCCGGATTAACCGTGGAACTGGAAGCTACGGTGGTGAAGTAG
- a CDS encoding helix-turn-helix transcriptional regulator, whose translation MYENETNRLSRLTAILTQLQTKRLITATSLADKFQVSIRTIYRDIRALEQSGVPIITEEGKGYTLMEGYKIPPVMFTENQANALILAEQLVLKNKDSSFVKDYVEAIDKIKAVLGYSLKDKANLLAERTRFNQNSNSEKNSNNLSQLQFALTNFCLTKIEYSNEANNITSRLIEPFALVSTTENWLLVAWCRLRKEFRYFRLDRIKHLEILSNKFSPHKMTLQEFFDKSH comes from the coding sequence ATGTACGAAAACGAGACAAATCGACTTTCCCGACTTACGGCAATTTTAACTCAATTGCAAACCAAACGCCTAATTACCGCCACAAGCTTGGCCGACAAATTTCAGGTTAGTATAAGAACCATTTACCGCGATATCAGAGCATTAGAACAATCGGGGGTTCCTATTATTACCGAAGAAGGCAAAGGTTATACCTTAATGGAAGGGTACAAAATTCCTCCGGTTATGTTTACGGAAAATCAAGCAAATGCCTTAATTCTGGCCGAACAATTAGTGTTAAAAAACAAAGATTCTTCTTTTGTAAAGGATTATGTCGAGGCAATTGATAAAATTAAAGCCGTATTAGGCTATTCTTTAAAAGACAAAGCTAACCTGCTGGCCGAACGGACCCGATTTAATCAAAACAGCAACAGCGAAAAAAACAGTAACAACTTATCTCAACTGCAATTTGCCCTTACTAATTTTTGTCTGACCAAAATAGAATACAGCAACGAAGCCAATAACATTACCAGCCGATTAATTGAGCCTTTTGCCTTAGTAAGCACCACGGAAAATTGGTTACTGGTAGCTTGGTGCCGCTTACGAAAAGAATTTCGCTATTTCCGTTTGGATCGAATAAAGCATCTGGAAATTCTATCCAACAAGTTCTCGCCCCATAAAATGACTCTCCAAGAATTTTTCGATAAATCGCATTAA
- a CDS encoding helix-turn-helix domain-containing protein, with the protein MKDLPIQRLKTIRDFHRSRGLPQPEHPLISVVDYSTIKHNPANNAVSWVLDFYSIALKRNAHAKFKYGQQQYDFDEGVLFFIMPGQVFSTQVEENNAALKKSGWILLLHPDFLWNTALAKNIKRYEYFGYSVNEALFLSEKEEATLNNVIQNIQQEYHSTIDKFSQDIIISQIETLLNYAERFYHRQFITRKISNHKILDRLEELLTAYFNSDDLVLKGLPTVQFISKNLNISPNYLRSLLKVLTGQSTQQHIHDKLIEKAKEKLSVTNLSVSEIAYELGFEHPQSFSKLFKNKTNLSPLEFRQSFS; encoded by the coding sequence ATGAAAGATTTACCAATCCAAAGATTAAAAACCATCCGTGATTTTCATCGTTCCAGAGGCTTACCTCAGCCCGAACATCCTTTAATCAGTGTGGTCGATTATTCAACCATTAAACATAATCCGGCTAATAATGCTGTTAGTTGGGTGCTTGATTTTTATTCGATCGCGTTGAAAAGAAATGCTCATGCTAAATTTAAATACGGGCAGCAGCAATATGATTTTGATGAAGGCGTGCTGTTTTTTATTATGCCCGGACAAGTCTTTAGCACCCAAGTGGAGGAGAATAATGCTGCTTTAAAGAAATCAGGTTGGATATTGCTGCTTCACCCCGATTTCTTATGGAATACAGCCTTAGCTAAAAATATAAAACGTTACGAATACTTCGGTTATTCCGTAAATGAGGCCTTATTTTTATCTGAAAAGGAGGAAGCTACGCTTAACAACGTCATTCAAAACATCCAGCAAGAATATCATTCCACCATCGACAAGTTTAGTCAGGATATCATTATTTCGCAGATTGAAACTTTACTAAATTATGCCGAACGGTTTTATCACCGCCAGTTTATTACCCGAAAAATTAGTAATCATAAAATCCTGGACCGTTTGGAAGAATTGCTTACGGCTTACTTTAACAGCGATGATTTAGTACTAAAAGGATTACCTACTGTTCAATTCATCTCGAAAAATTTAAATATATCGCCCAATTACCTACGCAGTTTGCTTAAAGTGTTAACCGGCCAGAGCACCCAGCAACACATCCACGATAAATTAATTGAAAAAGCAAAAGAAAAGTTATCCGTAACGAATTTATCGGTAAGCGAAATTGCCTACGAATTAGGTTTTGAACATCCGCAGTCGTTCAGTAAACTATTTAAAAACAAGACCAACTTATCCCCTTTAGAATTTAGACAATCATTTAGCTGA
- a CDS encoding SDR family oxidoreductase, which yields MKTVLITGANKGIGFATAKQLAQLGYYVYLASRDKQKGNDAVSKLKDGGLLNVDAIEMDVTDLNSIKQAKSELELKIAVLDILINNAGISGEQPQNSSTCAIANLRQVFDTNYFGAVQTTQQFIPLLKKANLPVIVNVSSEVGSLTLHSSPARNSNWDFYHAYGSSKTALNAFTVMLAHEYRNTKFKINSVTPGYTATDLNQSRGTKSVEEGARPIVKLATMEHNGPTGKFFREEGEVPW from the coding sequence ATGAAAACTGTATTGATAACCGGGGCCAATAAAGGAATAGGTTTTGCAACCGCTAAACAATTAGCGCAATTAGGATACTATGTTTACTTAGCCAGCAGGGATAAACAAAAAGGCAATGATGCGGTAAGCAAATTGAAAGATGGCGGTCTTTTAAATGTTGATGCCATCGAAATGGATGTTACGGATCTCAATTCCATAAAACAGGCAAAATCAGAATTAGAATTAAAAATTGCTGTTTTAGATATTTTAATAAACAACGCCGGCATTAGCGGAGAGCAGCCACAAAACAGCTCCACCTGCGCCATCGCAAACTTACGCCAAGTATTCGACACCAATTATTTTGGTGCTGTACAAACCACGCAGCAATTTATTCCTCTTTTAAAAAAAGCGAATCTACCCGTTATTGTGAATGTTTCGAGTGAAGTTGGGTCTTTAACGCTGCATAGCAGCCCTGCGCGCAATTCCAATTGGGACTTTTATCATGCCTACGGGTCTTCAAAAACCGCCCTGAATGCTTTTACTGTGATGCTAGCGCATGAATATAGAAATACTAAATTTAAAATCAACAGTGTTACGCCGGGTTATACCGCTACGGACCTGAATCAATCCAGAGGAACAAAATCAGTAGAAGAAGGAGCCCGCCCGATAGTTAAACTTGCCACCATGGAGCATAATGGCCCAACCGGAAAATTCTTTCGGGAAGAAGGGGAAGTACCCTGGTAA
- a CDS encoding DUF1097 domain-containing protein, whose product MKTFLFGAIMGLFGALAVYLSISLEWPGWVLFMAWICFYLYGKSVQKSLNIYLQIILGIGLSVLIELAGEFLAGFVGEFGPYLAIFILIGSLAFLIKIKNLHDLTAWFFGLVVFYGAEPTIALIPIIKQLFLPLAAGFTLGYGVDFIVTKLVHSGSTSQAGSH is encoded by the coding sequence ATGAAAACTTTCTTATTTGGTGCCATCATGGGGCTGTTCGGAGCCTTGGCCGTGTATCTATCTATTTCGTTGGAGTGGCCGGGTTGGGTATTGTTTATGGCTTGGATTTGTTTTTACTTGTACGGTAAATCGGTCCAAAAATCACTTAATATATACCTACAGATTATTTTAGGAATTGGGTTGAGTGTACTAATTGAGCTTGCAGGAGAATTCTTAGCGGGCTTTGTCGGCGAATTTGGTCCGTACTTGGCCATCTTTATCTTAATCGGTTCATTGGCATTTTTAATTAAAATTAAAAATCTGCACGATCTAACGGCCTGGTTTTTCGGATTAGTTGTTTTTTACGGAGCAGAACCAACTATAGCGCTTATTCCCATAATTAAACAATTGTTCCTGCCGCTGGCCGCTGGGTTTACATTAGGTTATGGGGTAGATTTTATCGTAACCAAGCTTGTTCATAGCGGCTCGACCTCTCAGGCAGGCAGCCATTAA
- a CDS encoding NAD(P)H-binding protein, translating to MKITLTGSLGNIGQPLTENLIAKRHSITVVSSNSEKKGYIEALGAKPAIGTIENVDFLTQAFTGADAVYLMEPPVSFFDHTLNITDYYSNLGHNFVQAIRQSGVKRVVHLSSIGAHLGKGNGILLFHHLVESILKKLSSDVVLIHIRPLAFYYNLVGFLPVIKNSGLIAANYGGDDLIPWVSPIDIAAVIAEELTTLTEEKKIRYVVSDELTCNRTASILGAAIGKPDLKWVVISDEQMQSRLESIGVAPHLAAGLVEMNAAMHSGKLFEDYNQNLPAVFGKVKMTDYAQEFAAIFKNNK from the coding sequence ATGAAAATCACACTTACAGGTTCGTTAGGAAACATTGGCCAACCCCTTACCGAGAATTTAATAGCAAAAAGACATTCTATTACGGTTGTTAGCAGTAACTCAGAAAAGAAGGGATACATCGAAGCATTAGGTGCCAAACCCGCTATCGGCACAATCGAAAATGTAGATTTTCTTACCCAGGCATTTACCGGTGCAGACGCAGTTTATTTAATGGAGCCTCCGGTTAGCTTCTTCGATCATACCCTCAACATTACTGACTATTACAGCAATCTAGGTCACAATTTTGTACAAGCCATCCGGCAATCGGGGGTAAAGCGGGTGGTGCATCTCAGCAGCATTGGCGCTCATCTAGGCAAAGGCAACGGCATACTACTATTTCATCACTTGGTAGAAAGTATTTTAAAAAAACTGTCTTCAGATGTAGTCCTGATCCATATTCGTCCGCTTGCTTTTTACTACAATTTAGTAGGCTTTTTACCCGTCATTAAAAATTCCGGATTAATCGCTGCCAATTATGGTGGTGATGATCTAATTCCCTGGGTCTCGCCCATCGATATTGCCGCTGTGATTGCGGAGGAACTTACAACATTGACTGAGGAGAAAAAAATACGGTATGTAGTAAGCGATGAGCTGACCTGTAATAGAACAGCCAGTATTCTGGGTGCCGCTATCGGAAAGCCTGACTTAAAATGGGTAGTTATTTCTGATGAACAAATGCAGAGCCGCCTAGAATCCATCGGCGTGGCGCCCCACTTGGCAGCTGGTTTAGTAGAAATGAACGCAGCCATGCATTCCGGCAAATTATTCGAAGATTATAATCAAAACTTACCCGCCGTTTTCGGGAAAGTAAAAATGACGGATTACGCCCAAGAATTCGCAGCAATTTTTAAAAATAATAAATAA
- a CDS encoding helix-turn-helix domain-containing protein: MEARSMLLIYPGQVHCCLHAAEISGWVTSFDGKFLDPKARAVVEQPVGKIPHFQLTAAEFSFFHQCLNLTHATTVAENPGLFQLQLLQALINGVYYKVANLYNSQYSLPSYAARPVEITQQFIKLIKIHFLRLRKPADYAALMHLSVSYLNDTVKSMTGFRATYFIQQESMGEAQRQLLYTSLSVKEIAYLLGYQDAKYFIRLFAKVTATSPTAFRKAHQRNPANFRKTVLIFKTDVTTSAEATLILKALLKLLPNHQANFDLEDQDRILRIEGLPISPEIIINALGQQDHIAEEILF, translated from the coding sequence ATGGAAGCACGATCTATGCTGCTGATCTATCCCGGCCAGGTGCACTGCTGCCTGCACGCGGCCGAAATCTCCGGATGGGTTACTTCATTCGACGGTAAATTTCTGGATCCCAAAGCGCGGGCGGTGGTCGAACAGCCAGTTGGAAAAATACCACACTTCCAATTAACAGCTGCGGAATTTTCTTTCTTCCACCAATGCTTGAACCTTACCCATGCGACCACCGTGGCCGAAAATCCCGGCCTGTTTCAGTTGCAACTGCTACAAGCATTGATCAACGGCGTCTATTATAAAGTTGCCAACCTGTACAATTCGCAGTACTCTCTACCCTCTTACGCTGCCCGACCGGTCGAGATCACGCAACAGTTCATAAAGTTAATTAAAATCCACTTTCTTCGCCTAAGAAAGCCAGCGGATTACGCCGCCCTAATGCACCTGTCGGTGAGTTACTTGAATGATACGGTTAAATCCATGACGGGCTTTCGGGCCACTTACTTTATTCAGCAGGAATCTATGGGGGAGGCACAGCGGCAGCTGCTTTACACTTCTCTGTCCGTAAAGGAAATCGCTTATTTGCTGGGCTATCAGGATGCTAAGTACTTTATTCGCCTGTTTGCCAAAGTAACTGCAACATCGCCAACTGCTTTCCGGAAAGCCCATCAGCGGAACCCTGCCAACTTCCGGAAAACCGTCCTGATTTTTAAAACTGATGTAACTACTTCCGCAGAAGCTACTCTCATCCTAAAAGCGCTGCTAAAACTATTGCCTAACCACCAGGCGAACTTTGACCTGGAGGACCAGGACCGTATCCTGCGCATCGAAGGCCTACCCATTTCCCCGGAGATAATTATCAATGCTTTAGGCCAACAAGATCATATCGCCGAGGAAATTCTTTTTTAA
- a CDS encoding FAD-dependent monooxygenase — protein sequence MKIKKVLITGASITGPTLAYWLHHYGFAVTVVERASKLRLGGQNIDVKGPAWAIAQKMGLEENIRAANTTEIGIRFVNGRNQTLAEFPKENALSMTQELEILRGDLVQILYERTKNNVCYRFGDSVSNLMESENHLAVNFASGHSEDFDLLIVAEGIGSHTRQLAFSHPPNFKFLNLYTAYLTISKAATDSRWARWYNAPGGVVFILRPDNYGETRASITFFSRDEQYRDLTLAEQKKVLIDRIKGTDWESERLVKEIERTTDLYFDKVSQVKASRWSTGRVALVGDAAYCATPIAGKGTDLAMAGAYILAGELSRGNTYAEAFQAYEQRMRPYVEKCQKLPPGVPSLVYPTSRLGVGLLNSVYRLLGSGPVQWTTGLFSQKKNPEMELELPDYNQSSGSEYL from the coding sequence ATGAAAATTAAAAAAGTTTTAATTACCGGGGCTAGTATCACCGGCCCAACCTTGGCATACTGGCTGCACCATTACGGATTTGCGGTTACGGTAGTGGAACGGGCCAGCAAACTGCGTTTAGGCGGCCAGAACATTGATGTGAAAGGACCGGCATGGGCAATTGCCCAAAAAATGGGTTTAGAAGAAAACATCCGGGCAGCCAACACTACGGAAATCGGCATTCGTTTTGTCAACGGACGAAATCAGACTCTGGCGGAATTTCCTAAGGAAAATGCCCTGAGTATGACGCAAGAACTGGAGATCCTGCGTGGTGACCTGGTTCAAATTTTGTATGAGCGTACCAAAAATAACGTCTGTTACCGCTTCGGCGACTCGGTTTCAAATCTAATGGAATCAGAAAATCACCTGGCTGTTAATTTTGCCAGCGGACATAGCGAAGATTTTGATTTGCTGATTGTGGCGGAAGGCATTGGTTCCCACACTCGTCAATTAGCTTTTAGCCATCCGCCCAATTTTAAATTCCTGAACTTATATACGGCCTACTTAACCATAAGCAAAGCTGCAACCGACAGCCGTTGGGCTCGGTGGTACAACGCTCCGGGTGGGGTAGTGTTTATCCTACGGCCAGACAATTATGGAGAAACAAGAGCCTCCATTACTTTTTTTTCGCGGGACGAGCAGTACCGGGACCTGACACTAGCGGAACAAAAAAAAGTGCTGATCGACCGGATTAAAGGTACTGATTGGGAATCGGAAAGGCTAGTTAAAGAAATTGAGCGTACCACTGACCTGTATTTTGACAAGGTCAGCCAGGTTAAAGCGTCGCGGTGGAGTACTGGCCGGGTAGCCTTGGTGGGCGATGCGGCTTACTGTGCGACTCCCATTGCCGGCAAGGGAACCGATTTGGCCATGGCTGGCGCCTATATTCTGGCCGGGGAACTCTCCCGGGGAAACACCTATGCAGAAGCTTTCCAGGCGTACGAGCAGCGAATGCGTCCTTATGTAGAGAAGTGCCAGAAATTACCACCGGGCGTTCCGTCCTTGGTGTATCCGACCTCGCGGTTGGGAGTTGGCCTATTAAACAGCGTTTACCGTTTGCTGGGAAGCGGACCGGTCCAATGGACAACCGGCTTGTTCAGCCAGAAAAAAAATCCGGAAATGGAATTGGAATTGCCGGATTATAATCAGTCGTCAGGAAGCGAGTACCTTTGA
- a CDS encoding acyltransferase family protein — protein MNNNALATKPHYPILDGLRGVAAIIVVTFHLAEPFSTSNLDKMVNHGYLAVDFFFLLSGFVIGYAYDDRWPRMSLGSFFKRRIERLQPLVILGMSLGAIGFYFTDSTLWPLIHNVPFWRMLLVLLIGYTILPVPLSLDIRGWQEMHPLNSVGWSLFFEYLANILYAVWIRKFSKTALSIFVGLAAIALTHLAITNGDVSGGWTLNVEQVRIGLTRTMYPFFAGLLLSRVAKPTRIINAFFWCSLLVAIVLYMPRIGGAEQVWLNGIYDAVCIIIVFPLIVYLGASGVTSTPRENRICQFLGGISYPLYMVHYPLVYFYVAWISNHKGVTLGQVWPYALLILTSSIILAYAARKWYDEPVRQWLRKKLA, from the coding sequence ATGAACAATAATGCGCTGGCCACTAAGCCACACTACCCCATCTTAGACGGTTTGCGCGGAGTCGCCGCCATTATCGTGGTTACCTTTCACCTGGCTGAACCATTCTCCACCAGTAATTTAGATAAAATGGTCAATCACGGTTATCTGGCGGTCGACTTTTTCTTCTTATTATCCGGATTCGTGATCGGCTATGCTTACGACGACCGTTGGCCCAGGATGAGCCTGGGTAGTTTTTTTAAACGCCGGATTGAACGGCTGCAACCCTTGGTGATTTTGGGAATGAGCTTAGGCGCTATCGGCTTCTATTTTACGGATTCTACCCTCTGGCCGCTCATTCATAATGTACCGTTCTGGAGGATGCTGCTGGTACTGCTGATCGGTTACACGATCTTGCCTGTGCCCTTATCGCTGGATATACGGGGCTGGCAGGAGATGCACCCCTTAAATAGTGTGGGCTGGTCCTTGTTCTTTGAATACCTGGCCAACATTCTTTATGCGGTCTGGATCCGGAAATTCTCTAAAACGGCCTTAAGTATCTTCGTCGGACTCGCGGCTATCGCCCTAACCCACCTGGCCATTACCAACGGTGACGTGAGTGGTGGCTGGACCTTGAATGTGGAACAGGTACGCATAGGGCTAACCCGTACCATGTACCCTTTCTTTGCCGGTCTGTTACTTTCTCGGGTAGCGAAACCAACGCGTATTATAAATGCCTTTTTCTGGTGTAGCCTTTTAGTGGCAATTGTTCTGTATATGCCGCGCATCGGCGGTGCAGAGCAGGTTTGGCTGAACGGGATCTATGACGCTGTTTGCATAATCATTGTTTTCCCGCTGATCGTATATCTGGGGGCCAGCGGGGTAACGTCAACGCCCAGAGAGAACCGGATCTGCCAATTCTTAGGGGGTATATCCTATCCGCTTTATATGGTACATTACCCACTAGTCTATTTTTACGTGGCCTGGATCAGCAATCATAAAGGTGTAACGCTTGGGCAGGTATGGCCCTATGCGTTACTTATTTTAACCAGCAGTATTATTTTGGCCTATGCCGCCCGGAAATGGTATGATGAGCCGGTTCGCCAATGGTTGCGAAAAAAGCTGGCGTAG
- a CDS encoding Pr6Pr family membrane protein: MTHKLIKNNMRKGILTLIFLLEWIALISQFYLNLHSQIASPAETIIRYFSYFTLDTNLIIALLSTCLLLMPNSKIAAFFSKQATQTAVAIYIFIVGLIYNLVLRFIWDPQGLQMLVDELLHVVNPVLFIIYWILFSHQDQLNWKIILYWLIYPFAYLLFVLIRANWTSFYPYPFLNVKTIGIQSVLLNCLGISLLFLVLSAIFLTWGNFIAKKNLLL, encoded by the coding sequence ATGACACATAAATTGATAAAAAATAACATGCGTAAGGGTATTCTAACACTTATTTTCTTATTAGAATGGATTGCCTTAATAAGCCAGTTCTACCTGAACCTCCACAGTCAAATTGCCTCTCCTGCAGAAACCATTATCCGGTATTTTAGCTACTTTACGCTGGACACTAACCTCATTATTGCTTTGCTCAGTACCTGTTTGCTGTTAATGCCAAACTCCAAAATAGCTGCTTTCTTTTCCAAACAAGCCACGCAAACGGCAGTAGCTATTTATATTTTTATAGTGGGGCTTATCTATAATCTCGTGCTACGTTTTATCTGGGATCCCCAAGGCCTTCAAATGTTGGTGGACGAACTCCTGCACGTAGTGAATCCGGTACTTTTTATCATTTATTGGATACTATTCAGCCACCAGGACCAGTTAAACTGGAAAATCATTTTATACTGGCTCATTTACCCTTTTGCTTATCTGCTTTTTGTTTTAATTCGCGCCAATTGGACCAGCTTTTATCCTTATCCATTTCTTAATGTTAAAACAATCGGTATTCAGTCTGTTCTCCTCAATTGCCTGGGTATATCCCTGCTCTTCCTCGTTCTTTCCGCTATTTTCTTAACCTGGGGAAACTTTATTGCCAAAAAAAATCTTTTGCTCTGA